A stretch of DNA from Aspergillus flavus chromosome 3, complete sequence:
TTactccgaggaagaggagcgcGAGATACTGCGATCGGCTTGACAGGTAGACTATGAGAGTCCGACGTTGATGTAGGAACCTTGAGGAAGGTAACCTGGTAGTTCATTGCCCGGTTGTTATCCCAGAATTCCTGTCCATTGACGTAATAACGAACGCAAAGGAACATGGTCTTCTTTTCTAGGTTTGCCTGCTCGTCCAGCTTGATACTGAAGCAAAATCGGTCGTATCCATCATGAATCTGCTTACGACGAACGTCGTCACTGTATTCTGCAATAACCTCAGATATCGTCTTCCATTGATCGAATGTGAAACGAGCTGCGACATGTTTGTGGAAGGCTAGATTAGCGACCGCCACCACACCAACTAAAGTGTTCTTGTCTGGCGACAGAAACAAGCGTTCAAGCCGAACTCGCTGATGGGCTCGGGTTGAAACATCCCTAGGGAAATTTGGGAGTCTAATATCCCATTCATAGGAAGTCATTTCCGGCTGGTCCTTGCTGAACGGAAAACCTGCTTCAGATTCGTAGTCGTCTACTGGAGATCCACCGGCACTCACAGCCTGGGGCTTATCCAACTGCAAAAAGTGGCGAATGTGCTCTAGCTGGGCATCAAAGTGCACGGCCTTAGCATATGTTGGCGTCCCAGGCATGCTCGATGGGCGCCGTCGCGCCGAAGGCGGACGAAGAGCTGGTCTAACAAGCTCCCCCGACTTCTTACGCACCATGGGTTGTTTCGCCCGTGGGTCGTCATCTCCATCGCTCTCATCGGGGGAGCTCGTCACTGCCTCCTCTTGCTTCAGATCAATGGCGTGCTCCGTGATCGAGCGTGAATGAGAAATCTTGCGCGCTTCCTTAGAAAGAGGTGGATGAGGTTGCTTCTTAGTAGGATTAGTTAATTGCGTTACGCTAGACgatggtttcttctcttggGTTTCTCGCTCCGGAGAAGAAACGCGCCTTTGCTCGATAGACCTCACGGCTAGCTCCAACTCCTGCAGGCGAAGCCCATCCTTGTGACCGTAATTGGTTTCTTCATCACTAGAGTTTGGGGCGGACTCTGGAGGAGAGATCATCGCCCCAGGAGGGATAAGAGCGTCACTTCGTGGGGGCGGTGATTGTCTGATGGTAGCATGAGAATCTATTGTCTGCTTGGACTTCCGTACATTTTCTTGGGCTGGAAGAGTGAACGATTTGCTTGTTGATGGGCTTCTGCGGTGTCTGCGTACATAAGCCGTCGAAGAGTAAGACCGAGACAGGCGTGGTCGTCCCGCCGGCGGGTCAACCAAGGTAGGTGACGTGGGACAGGACTGAGACTCTGGCTCAATATTCTCAATATGTTGCGCGAAAGGCGACGACTTGAGCGGCGCAGTGTATGGCATCCGGCCGGATTTGTGCGATCAAACACAGAAAGTGATCTAATAGAGTAACAGGGAAACTCTGGCTTCTCTTAAGGTTGTGGATATTAAGAGACGAGGATCTTATACAAGCTGGCCCCGTCAATACGATCTTTTGAATGAGTTAGTACAGTGTGTTGTAGTGGACAGCGATGCTGAAGCGTGAGGTTGAAGCTGAGCACAAGGGTGGCGACAGATTTACATATAGTCAAGTTGTACAGGGACAGTGAATTCGGACCAGAGTAGAACTGTGGTGTTCAAGGAAGGTCTGTACACGGCCCGGAGGAAAATTGTGAAAGAAATGGTGAATAAGAAACCACAAGAAGGAGCGTTGGACATCAGTTCCGTACTCGGGAAATGGAGGCAAAGGCGAGCGTATCATAACACCCTATCCCTCCCTGCGGTAATACAAAAGGATTTGCAAAGAACGGGATTCGAGAAAATCACCGACGTAACAATCGTTGTGGCATGACAAGGGGAATGGTGCCATAGAAGGAGATTGCATCACGATTCGATGAACAGATGTGCACATACCTTGAAAGCTCGACATCTAGTGAGatgaaacaaagaaaaaaaacacGAAAACGCAAGATAATTCGAGCGAAGCAATCGCGTTTCAAGTtgcaagaaaaggggaaggaaaaacaagaatgAGATGGGGGAATTAGTAAGACCCAAGCCCGATgttgaaagagaaagatgggATGATCAATAAtggagggagaaaggaaatatatgGGAGATGTGGAGATAATGATGAGAGGAGAATGGGGACCGGAGACGGAGCCGCAGTACACAATATATCAAGGCAATGAGATGATCGTTGATAAGAAACCTAATAACCGGAGAATTTTGGATTTTTTGACTGTTACTGTTCCTAATAGTCAAGAGGGGCGAAAAACGAAATTAAGTTGAGACAGATGAGgattttttccttttttctttttttcttttctttccttcgaaTTAATCTTCCATggcgatttcttttcttctatctttagTGGTTTTTTGAaatttttcaattttttttatcaacCCCTTGATGGCAAAAAGGATATTCAATCGGTTACTCAAGCAATCCACTTTTAgtgctctttttttctttctttttttaatttttaattcttagtgttatttttacttttccaCCGTGACCGTTACTATACAAGGTGATAAGTTCGTAGCCTAAGGCTAAAGGTTTGCCGCCGTACCCGGAAACCGGCCAAAACCAATAGATAACGacaggatgaggaggtggtATTAGCGGTAATACACCAACTTAAAATAGGCGATCGAACGGTCTGGGACAGTGGGACGATCCCCCAACAGACCAGTCAGTGCGTTCCGACCCAGTGGGTCGAAGGGAAGAGCTCCAGGTTAATGGAGTTAATGGAGGGTACCGGACGCTCAGGTTATAGTTCCAGATTCTCACGACATTTGATTTGCCCCCACGATCTCCCATCGGCCAGACCGCCGTCTAATATTCCTTTAGTCACAGTTTCATGGTGGCTTGCACTGTGGCAAATCTTAAGGGATCTAATCGGAAGTATATCTACTTCATATGTTTTATGATAATTATACACCCACCCACTGAATGATTTGAGCTTTCTTTTACCCGTCATCCCCGATATCGCATTGTCTTGCCCATGGTGGCATTTCGCAAAACCCTTGCGATCGGATGCCGTATGTGCTGATGATGCATGTCGGTCTATCTGTCAGTATGTGCATGTGGTTGTCAGTAGGAGGGCAGGTGATCTTCAAGGCTGCATCTCCGGAATGAACAGGACCTTCTCAATGGTGGGGAGTGGATGTCTGTATGCATCTCCATCATGCAGGTATATTTACATACGATGAGCAGTACTTAGCACCCTGACAAGATCCATCGGTCTGCATGTCTCCGAGGAGGTCGGACGTCCACTAGCGTCACTGCCCAGGAATGTCCTAAATCAAGGAATACGTGTCTCCCTGCAGGACTAGTTTGTAAATGATGTCGCGATACACATCCAACTCACCTGGTTGAATTCTTAATCTTCTTCGACAGTACATCATAATGGGATGTGGTTTACTCTCCTTCCCTGATCTTGGGATACCCCTAACTTGAGGTGGCTTATCTAATACATGTTCCATTGATAAGTGGATAGGTAAGAAGGGTTACCTGGGAAATGCTGTCTTGCCGTTTGCGACGGTGGCGGGTCAATTTCTGGTTGGGACCAAAGTATTTAGCAGTATATGGGGCCTGACGTGCGATACATTTTATCCTCAATTTTAGTCACCGCACCCTAAAGTAAGTCAATGTCCTATCAGTTCTCCACACCCCCCTCTTTAGCCTGCATTCTCCAGAAGTCAATTTAGCGCCGGTATCGTTATCAGGAGCGACCAATCAAACCCACGCATGCTCACTCGCGATGGCCCTCAACGGTCTAGATAGAGTCGATGGTCTGAGGCTAGGAGAATACTGTTACTTTACTTATATTAGGACTGTGATTGCGCCCCTTGCTTTGACACATAGTCAGTAGTGTATAGAGACATGTCCCCTATGAATGTTATGCAGATGCAGTCTCGAATCTCCTGACGTACAGCATGCAAACCAATTATCGTGCGCTCTGGTATTGGTAAGACTGAactccttcttcccctttgcGACACTCGGTGTGTGACTTTTGGTTCAAGTGTCACCATCAATTACACCTCAATCCGACGGGAAGGGCTGAATCAGTCCTCCTGGAGTTGACACCCACTCAATTAAGGTACATAACGTAGTCGACTAAATTCATATCCATTCTCGAACCTTGATTCTCTTGACAAAATCCACTAAGAGACTAGCGTCGTCCTCCCAACAAGTTATTTCCTTGGAACGTGCAATCATGACATCAGATGTTCTTTCCCAAGGATTTGATTCCGAGCTCAGTCCTCTCCCTTTGTATTTGTTTTTCGTctggcctttttttttttttttttccttgactttttcccttccttcacTCGCGTTTGACTGACATCCGTGCATGCAGTGTACACAAGAaaatttttcttccttgaacGAGCCACCGGCCCCACGCGGTCCGGTCTTGGCACAACTCCCGGATAGGCATTTAACTGGTCGGAAGGGTCCCTAATTGCCGTTCACGGCATACTCCGAGTATACTGTAGACGGGAGCTGTTGACACACAATTGGGTGATTTACCTTCTGTCGTACAGCATATATATTTTCCATTGATGCTGATAGGAAGTTAAGTCGTCTACTCATGCAAGCAGTACACACATAGTGGCGAGTTGTAAGAGTACTCTGGATGGAGGGGGGCATACAACCAACATTTTGGGTATACCTAGGAAGAAATTTGTTCGCCAATTTCTTTGTCTAAGAATTTTATATCCACTGCCTTATCATTGGGTCTGTGTAACGTTGGATTGCATGCATCCTTTCGGTACCCACTATAGTATTCCACCATCTAGACCTCTGCCCCGGTCCATTGGCATCCCAAGGTACCTACTATCAACACTGGTATATGAAGTATAGCTTTGCTACCCCTGGGCCTACAAGGGTCACGACCTAAAATCTCATCCTAAGCTCATTATGTGCCGTCTGTGCACATAAATTGTaatttattctctttctatCTGCAGAGTAACTGATGTTTTACAGTAATAATTGAATCCTATAGCCCAGGTTTCACAGCAGTGCTTCTCACCAACCTTTGCGAAAGTGGTCGAATTTTAATCTTCACTGGCGTCGCGGATATCTCgagtaattaatatatactcaAACCCTATcaataatagttttataggTGTAGGAAAGGTATCTTAGTAAGGTTAGGTAACGTTGCTCTCCGACTTGGCAGCGGATTGGCCCTTGAGATTCTGGTTTCCTTCCGAACCTCCGATACCGATCGTCTGCGCAATTAACAGTGACATTATTGCAGATGAGAGAGAAGGTCCACGAGAGTGTGACCACGATGGAATTTAGTCGCTTATCTAAACCATGAAAGATCTTCACGGATTGACCGTCTATCGCGCAAATTGCGGAAATTCAAACAAGTTTGATGTCAACAATCTCCCTTCCCCTGACTGGACTCACCACCAGCCAAAGAAAAATtacataaataaataatattattattaacaACTTTACTCTATCTCATCGCAGAATTTTAGTTTCTAATGCACTTCTTGTTTGGAAACCAGACTCCATGAACCCGAGTAAGTCTAAACATCCACTTTCGATCAATACCCAAGACTATGATTGACACCCCTGTCGTTCAAAACGCTACTGACCGGCCCCATTTCTAGTCTACTTTGACTTCTAACGAGTACCTACGGCGCACGATTCGTTAGTTCATACGCCGTCTGCATACGGTCCGTCACCGGAGACTTGGGGCCCGAGCGGGTAATCGGCGACGATTATTCAAAATTTCGAACGCTCGCCCTTTGATCGACAGATACGGCTGTGTTCGAGACCCGTCTTTCCGGAAGCCTGTCTCCCGTATTGCCCAAAAAATTATATGGCTGTTAGAGTTTTCTTGTCTGTTGCCATCACTAACTGCCAGGAATACCTGAGCGCGGCGGTGAGATTTTTTCCGTGATGCGCACGTCCTTCCTGGAGAGTTTCAAACCGACTCCTGTTTATTCAACTTGATAGCCTTAGGATCATTTCTCAAGCACGCGATCGCATCCTTTGTTACTAAGTCCTTAGCGATAAGCACTTTGCGGATGGGTCGATGTATGTAGAGTCAATTCCCCGCGCATTGAGCGGAGGGGTTTCTAATACTGTCGGGACAGCGATAGGTCCCGAACTTGAGGTGGAGCGCTCTCCCATACTTGCGTCAAAATGCCCCGTGGGGATTGTTGATAAGGGATTTACTGCGGAGAATGTGCTGACAAAACTCCTTAACACATAGCTCGATATCAGATTGACTTCTCTCAACCATGAAGCATTTACAAAGTGGGCTTGAAGAATAACCTTCCGATCGTTGCTCCCGACAACTGCTGGACAAGGGACAAGCGATGGCCTCGGTGTGGCATTGATCTATTGTGACAGCAATATCATGAGATTGAACCCAGAACGCTCTATACAGTTCGCAAGCGATGGTCTCGATCGGCCTTGACCTGGTCATGAGGGTTGCGACTACACATGCGGAGACGCATTGCCTTTGAGGGGAACGCTATCTGTTTATCAACGTCCTTAGCCTCTAACCTTGCTAAAATAAAAGGTTTTCAATAGGGAAACTCATTGAATGTTCACAATGTCTGTCATCGAACAGGGAGCCCAGTTGCCATGAGGGGGAAATAGCGCATATCATCACCGGTAGAGCCCGTGTTGTTGAAAAGTGTATCTAAAAGTAAACGAAGAGTTGAATCCACTAATGTATATCTTAGGGCTCAGACGTCCGTGCAAGCTCACCAGCCAACCAACCATCGGCCAAGGTACCCCGAGCTGGCGTAACGGCCCCATTTAGTGAAGTTAAAGCTTGCTCCAAAGTGCGGCCCCAAGTACACTAAAATCTACTACGAGTACCTATGTCTACGCATAGACAGCGCTAGGGTCTCAGATAGGCGCCAATGCCTTAGCATCCCGAGTTTACACAGTAGGCATTCTACGGCTATCCGTGTCGGTTTATGAACCCGTAGCTCGCTTTCGCCTATTGAAACAACAACGCCGGCCATCTGCTTCCGAAGGTCGCCATAGGAGCAAGCGACACAGTACATACTCAGTAAGCTGGTCTTGGTTAGCATGAAGCTATAGCGGCGGGCCCCACCAGGAATTACCTCGTAATTGTTACTATGCATCTTAAATTTCTGATAATGTAACCCTAAATAATTAACCAGCC
This window harbors:
- a CDS encoding putative phosphatase regulatory subunit-domain-containing protein, whose protein sequence is MPYTAPLKSSPFAQHIENIEPESQSCPTSPTLVDPPAGRPRLSRSYSSTAYVRRHRRSPSTSKSFTLPAQENVRKSKQTIDSHATIRQSPPPRSDALIPPGAMISPPESAPNSSDEETNYGHKDGLRLQELELAVRSIEQRRVSSPERETQEKKPSSSVTQLTNPTKKQPHPPLSKEARKISHSRSITEHAIDLKQEEAVTSSPDESDGDDDPRAKQPMVRKKSGELVRPALRPPSARRRPSSMPGTPTYAKAVHFDAQLEHIRHFLQLDKPQAVSAGGSPVDDYESEAGFPFSKDQPEMTSYEWDIRLPNFPRDVSTRAHQRVRLERLFLSPDKNTLVGVVAVANLAFHKHVAARFTFDQWKTISEVIAEYSDDVRRKQIHDGYDRFCFSIKLDEQANLEKKTMFLCVRYYVNGQEFWDNNRAMNYQVTFLKVPTSTSDSHSLPVKPIAVSRAPLPRSKTFAGSSANNQGKSASFDDLSSLNDYLSFGRNTRGAKDRPPYGIRTHDDDAVAPVRRDKQSSQIFGSRYDFETSLSAAMRTKSAHDRTTLTARAKSEVSPPGGGKYSPVKGRGTIVDRPLGDSHSQSRIQPQAEQSKPSSLLSSKPHRESSVYKELVDRYCFFGSSNSSHNTRPIPSLDKSSPHNTQTSSSQSSPTASPKTDAATGGSSRNSSPTPHSYPYIEPMQSSFLKETQRPAVIQG